In Modestobacter versicolor, a single genomic region encodes these proteins:
- a CDS encoding Na+/H+ antiporter subunit A — protein sequence MTALLALHLVAALAAPLLVRWWGRSAFLALALVPGVALGWVLGQLAAVTGGRAVTETTPWIPALDLTITLRLDQLSLTLAALVTGVGALVLVYCSRYFEPGDEGLARFAGTLTAFAGSMLGLVLADDMLLLYVFWELTTVFSFLLIGGSGSRLAGRRAASQALVLTTAGGLAMLVGLIMLGQASGSFLLSEVVADPGSGPLVVAGTLLVLVGAITKSAMVPFHFWLPAAMEAPTPVSAYLHAAAMVKAGVYLVARLAPGLADVPGWRPVVLGLGLATMLVGGYRALRQNDLKLLLAFGTVSQLGFLMVLVGAGSAELAAAGLAMTVAHALFKSTLFLTVGVIDHATGVRDLRRLSGLGRRLPALAVIGTLAAASMAGLPPLLGFVGKEAAFTALWDGGLPDRTAAALVLAGLVLGSALTVAYSARFLWGAFARKPDLAHVEPVELVHPPGALFLAAPAVLALCGLVAGVASPLLDPLVAGYAETLPLLAAEAEHLALWHGLQPALALSAVTVAGGLALFAARARTTRLQQRLAVGASADEGYWNTLQALDRLAVLVTGTTQRGSLPAYLGTILVAVLALPGSVLVFRAPWPDEWRAWDSPVQALVGATALVAAVLAIRIRQRLSAVLVVGVTGYALAVLFILQGAPDLALTQFLVETLTLVTFVLVLRKLPKDITERHRPRERALRGVVAVCVGGFMAAVGAVALAARTAEPVSVDYPAEAYEFGGGQNIVNVTLVDIRAWDTLGEISLLVVAATGVASLVFLRRRTGAVERATDPVPTSPAPARWAPRHRWLAASALLPPQRRSVVLEVVTRVLFHTIVVFSLYLLFTGHNEPGGGFAGGLVAGLALVLRYLAGGRYELGEAAPVDPGLLLGAGLLFSGVTGVVGLALGAEVLQTAILETTLPVLGDVKLVTSLFFDIGVYLIVLGLVLDVLRSLGAELDRQVDEDDPIDSTPEEVIVR from the coding sequence ATGACCGCACTGCTCGCCCTGCACCTGGTGGCCGCCCTGGCCGCCCCCCTGCTCGTGCGCTGGTGGGGGCGGTCCGCCTTCCTCGCGCTGGCCCTCGTGCCCGGGGTGGCCCTCGGCTGGGTGCTGGGGCAGCTGGCCGCGGTCACCGGCGGCCGCGCGGTCACCGAGACGACGCCGTGGATCCCGGCCCTGGACCTGACGATCACCCTGCGGCTGGACCAGCTGTCGCTCACCCTGGCCGCGCTGGTCACCGGCGTCGGCGCGCTCGTGCTCGTGTACTGCTCCCGCTACTTCGAGCCCGGCGACGAGGGGCTGGCCCGCTTCGCCGGCACGCTGACCGCCTTCGCCGGCTCGATGCTCGGCCTGGTCCTGGCCGACGACATGCTCCTGCTCTACGTCTTCTGGGAGCTCACCACCGTCTTCTCGTTCCTGCTGATCGGCGGCTCGGGCTCGCGGCTGGCCGGACGCCGGGCGGCCAGCCAGGCGCTGGTGCTGACCACCGCCGGCGGGCTGGCGATGCTGGTCGGGCTGATCATGCTGGGCCAGGCCAGCGGCAGCTTCCTGCTGTCGGAGGTGGTGGCCGACCCCGGCAGCGGCCCGCTGGTCGTCGCCGGCACCCTGCTGGTGCTGGTCGGCGCGATCACCAAGTCGGCGATGGTCCCGTTCCACTTCTGGCTGCCCGCCGCGATGGAGGCGCCGACGCCGGTCAGCGCCTACCTGCACGCCGCGGCCATGGTGAAGGCCGGCGTCTACCTCGTCGCCCGGCTCGCCCCCGGGCTGGCCGACGTCCCGGGCTGGCGGCCGGTCGTGCTCGGCCTGGGCCTGGCCACGATGCTGGTCGGCGGCTACCGCGCGCTGCGCCAGAACGACCTCAAGCTGCTGCTCGCCTTCGGCACGGTCAGCCAGCTCGGCTTCCTGATGGTGCTGGTGGGCGCGGGCAGCGCCGAGCTCGCCGCGGCGGGGCTGGCGATGACCGTGGCCCACGCGCTGTTCAAGTCCACCCTCTTCCTCACCGTCGGGGTCATCGACCACGCCACCGGCGTGCGCGACCTGCGCCGGCTCTCCGGCCTGGGCCGCCGGCTGCCGGCCCTGGCGGTGATCGGCACGCTCGCCGCGGCGTCGATGGCCGGCCTGCCGCCGCTGCTGGGCTTCGTCGGCAAGGAGGCCGCCTTCACCGCCCTCTGGGACGGCGGGCTGCCCGACCGCACCGCAGCGGCGCTGGTGCTGGCCGGTCTGGTGCTCGGCTCCGCGCTCACCGTCGCCTACTCGGCCCGCTTCCTGTGGGGTGCGTTCGCCCGCAAGCCCGACCTGGCCCACGTCGAGCCGGTCGAGCTGGTGCACCCGCCGGGCGCGCTGTTCCTGGCCGCGCCGGCCGTCCTCGCGCTGTGCGGGCTGGTCGCCGGGGTCGCCAGCCCGCTGCTCGACCCCCTGGTCGCCGGCTACGCCGAGACCCTGCCGCTGCTCGCCGCGGAGGCCGAGCACCTGGCGCTGTGGCACGGCCTGCAACCGGCGCTCGCGCTGTCCGCGGTCACCGTCGCCGGCGGCCTCGCGCTGTTCGCCGCGCGGGCCCGCACCACCCGGCTGCAGCAGCGGCTGGCCGTCGGCGCCTCCGCCGACGAGGGCTACTGGAACACCCTGCAGGCACTCGACCGGCTCGCGGTGCTGGTCACCGGCACGACCCAGCGCGGCTCGCTGCCGGCCTACCTGGGCACCATCCTCGTCGCCGTCCTGGCCCTGCCCGGCAGCGTGCTGGTGTTCCGGGCGCCGTGGCCCGACGAGTGGCGGGCCTGGGACTCCCCCGTGCAGGCGCTGGTCGGCGCGACCGCGCTGGTCGCCGCGGTGCTGGCCATCCGGATCCGCCAGCGGCTCTCGGCGGTGCTGGTCGTCGGCGTCACCGGCTACGCGCTGGCGGTGCTGTTCATCCTGCAGGGCGCCCCGGACCTGGCGCTGACCCAGTTCCTGGTCGAGACGCTCACCCTGGTGACCTTCGTGCTGGTGCTGCGCAAGCTGCCCAAGGACATCACCGAGCGGCACCGGCCGCGCGAGCGGGCGCTGCGCGGGGTCGTCGCCGTCTGCGTCGGCGGGTTCATGGCCGCCGTGGGCGCCGTGGCGCTGGCCGCCCGCACGGCCGAGCCGGTGTCGGTCGACTACCCGGCGGAGGCCTACGAGTTCGGCGGCGGGCAGAACATCGTCAACGTCACCCTGGTCGACATCCGCGCCTGGGACACCCTCGGCGAGATCTCGCTGCTGGTGGTCGCCGCGACCGGCGTGGCCAGCCTGGTCTTCCTCCGCCGGCGCACCGGGGCGGTCGAGCGCGCCACCGACCCGGTCCCCACCTCGCCGGCCCCGGCCCGCTGGGCACCCCGCCACCGGTGGCTGGCGGCCAGCGCGCTGCTGCCGCCCCAGCGCCGGTCGGTGGTGCTCGAGGTCGTCACCCGGGTGCTGTTCCACACGATCGTCGTCTTCTCGCTGTACCTGCTCTTCACCGGGCACAACGAGCCCGGCGGCGGGTTCGCCGGCGGCCTGGTGGCCGGGCTGGCCCTGGTGCTGCGCTACCTGGCCGGCGGCCGGTACGAGCTGGGCGAGGCCGCCCCGGTCGACCCGGGGCTGCTGCTGGGCGCCGGGCTGCTGTTCTCCGGGGTCACCGGGGTGGTCGGGCTGGCGCTGGGCGCCGAGGTGCTGCAGACCGCGATCCTGGAGACCACCCTGCCGGTGCTCGGCGACGTCAAGCTCGTGACCTCGCTGTTCTTCGACATCGGCGTCTACCTGATCGTGCTGGGCCTGGTGCTCGACGTGCTCCGCAGCCTGGGCGCCGAGCTGGACCGCCAGGTCGACGAGGACGACCCCATCGACTCCACCCCCGAGGAGGTGATCGTGCGATGA
- a CDS encoding helix-turn-helix domain-containing protein: MHSAAAGEHTVDPPADAAAADRLRDLAAAVPGEAAWAVVGADGRRWELPAEMLEVLRLAATALAEGRPVTLSCHEPVLSTQEAADLLGVSRPTLVRLLDSGVIPYDQPRRHRRVQLADLLAYQERCHHDDQDGVTAAGRGRARREATAPR; this comes from the coding sequence GTGCACTCCGCCGCCGCTGGTGAACACACCGTCGACCCGCCCGCCGACGCCGCCGCCGCCGACCGGCTGCGCGACCTGGCGGCCGCCGTCCCGGGCGAGGCGGCGTGGGCGGTGGTCGGCGCCGACGGCCGCCGCTGGGAGCTGCCCGCCGAGATGCTCGAGGTGCTGCGGCTGGCCGCGACGGCCCTGGCCGAGGGGCGGCCGGTGACCCTGTCCTGCCACGAACCGGTGCTCTCCACGCAGGAGGCCGCCGACCTGCTCGGCGTCAGCCGTCCCACGCTGGTCCGGCTGCTGGACTCCGGCGTCATCCCCTACGACCAGCCGCGCCGCCACCGCCGGGTGCAGCTGGCCGACCTGCTCGCCTACCAGGAGCGCTGCCACCACGACGACCAGGACGGCGTGACCGCCGCCGGCCGGGGACGCGCCCGCCGGGAGGCGACCGCCCCCCGGTAG
- the upp gene encoding uracil phosphoribosyltransferase — protein MQLTVVDHPIARARLSRMRDERTDNATFRAALRELTQMLVYEATRDLQVAEEPITTPVTDTIGYRLAAPPLIVPVLRAGLGMADTAHGMLPESQMGFVGLARNEVTFEPEPYMASLPASLVGRAVFVLDPMLATGGSLVNCCTLLTDRGATDITVLCALAAPEGIARLEESGLPLRVFTASVDERLNEHAYIVPGLGDAGDRQFGAV, from the coding sequence GTGCAGCTGACCGTCGTCGACCACCCGATCGCCCGCGCCCGCCTGTCCCGGATGCGCGACGAGCGCACGGACAACGCCACCTTCCGCGCGGCGCTGCGCGAGCTGACCCAGATGCTGGTCTACGAGGCCACCCGCGACCTGCAGGTCGCCGAGGAGCCGATCACCACCCCGGTCACCGACACGATCGGCTACCGGCTCGCCGCCCCGCCGCTCATCGTCCCGGTCCTGCGCGCCGGCCTGGGCATGGCCGACACCGCGCACGGCATGCTGCCCGAGTCGCAGATGGGCTTCGTCGGCCTGGCCCGCAACGAGGTCACCTTCGAGCCGGAGCCCTACATGGCCTCGCTGCCGGCGTCGCTGGTCGGCCGCGCGGTCTTCGTGCTCGACCCGATGCTGGCCACCGGCGGCTCGCTGGTGAACTGCTGCACCCTGCTCACCGACCGCGGCGCCACCGACATCACCGTGCTCTGCGCGCTCGCCGCCCCGGAGGGGATCGCGCGGCTGGAGGAGAGCGGCCTGCCGCTGCGGGTCTTCACCGCCAGCGTCGACGAGCGGCTCAACGAGCACGCCTACATCGTCCCGGGGCTGGGCGACGCCGGCGACCGCCAGTTCGGCGCCGTGTGA
- a CDS encoding Gfo/Idh/MocA family protein produces MRFGVLGTGFWAGEVHATSLAGHPDAELVGVWGRDLAKAKAVGAQFDVPGTDDVDALLADVDAVSFALPPDVQAPLAERAAAAGKHLLLEKPVALSTEAADRVVDAVAAAGVASVVFFTNRFRTATSTWLEQAARTTLAGGSVTWLGRLTGSPFDTPWRREHGALWDIGPHALSLLVPALGPVTAVQAGAGQGDTVHLTFFHPGGRASTATVSSTVAELASGIDVWVHGDAGRLVLLPESGTAVEAHRVAVDELQAAALTGGAHPCDAAFGRDVVRVLAAAQRSLGTGCRELVEG; encoded by the coding sequence ATGCGGTTCGGCGTGCTCGGCACCGGCTTCTGGGCCGGCGAGGTGCACGCCACGTCGCTGGCCGGGCACCCGGACGCCGAGCTGGTCGGCGTCTGGGGGCGCGACCTGGCGAAGGCGAAGGCGGTCGGGGCGCAGTTCGACGTCCCGGGCACCGACGACGTCGACGCCCTGCTCGCCGACGTCGACGCGGTGAGCTTCGCCCTGCCGCCCGACGTGCAGGCCCCGCTCGCCGAGCGCGCCGCCGCCGCCGGCAAGCACCTGCTGCTGGAGAAGCCGGTCGCGCTGTCGACCGAGGCGGCCGACCGGGTGGTCGACGCCGTCGCCGCGGCCGGCGTCGCGTCGGTCGTGTTCTTCACCAACCGCTTCCGGACGGCGACCTCCACCTGGCTCGAGCAGGCCGCCCGCACCACGCTGGCCGGCGGGTCGGTGACCTGGTTGGGCCGGCTGACCGGCTCGCCGTTCGACACCCCCTGGCGGCGCGAGCACGGCGCGCTGTGGGACATCGGCCCGCACGCGCTGTCGCTGCTGGTGCCCGCCCTCGGCCCGGTGACGGCGGTGCAGGCCGGTGCCGGCCAGGGCGACACCGTGCACCTGACGTTCTTCCACCCCGGCGGCCGGGCGAGCACGGCCACCGTCTCCTCCACGGTCGCCGAGCTCGCCTCCGGCATCGACGTGTGGGTGCACGGGGACGCCGGCCGGCTGGTGCTGCTGCCCGAGTCCGGCACCGCGGTGGAGGCCCACCGGGTGGCGGTCGACGAGCTGCAGGCCGCCGCCCTCACCGGCGGCGCCCACCCCTGCGACGCGGCGTTCGGCCGGGACGTCGTCCGGGTGCTGGCCGCCGCCCAGCGCTCCCTGGGCACCGGCTGCCGGGAGCTCGTCGAGGGATGA
- a CDS encoding DUF805 domain-containing protein, giving the protein MSRAAGLGSWFVPTGRTRRRDWWLRYVLVLVVIGAVAVLVDARWFPDSYPRLERGDGFDVLWPFPDSGGPVTAIGALVLLVPNVAAMTTRLHDRDHSAWWLLWNLLPGIGWLVLVVTVGLLGSQPRANRYGPPPPRGGRRGGH; this is encoded by the coding sequence ATGAGCCGGGCCGCCGGGCTGGGCTCCTGGTTCGTCCCGACCGGGCGGACCCGGCGTCGGGACTGGTGGCTGCGGTACGTCCTGGTGCTCGTGGTGATCGGCGCGGTCGCCGTCTTGGTCGACGCCCGCTGGTTCCCGGACAGCTACCCGCGGCTCGAGCGCGGCGACGGGTTCGACGTCCTGTGGCCCTTCCCGGACTCCGGGGGACCGGTCACCGCGATCGGTGCGCTGGTCCTGCTGGTGCCCAACGTCGCGGCGATGACCACCCGGCTGCACGACCGGGACCACTCCGCGTGGTGGCTGCTGTGGAACCTGCTGCCCGGCATCGGCTGGCTGGTGCTCGTCGTCACCGTCGGCCTGCTGGGCTCCCAGCCGCGCGCCAACCGCTACGGACCGCCTCCGCCCCGAGGTGGCCGGCGCGGGGGACACTGA
- a CDS encoding DUF805 domain-containing protein, with product MSFWQWYVRRGRIDRRTWWLHYSLPVTALGVLGLLADVSLGNVDLDAVAAGDASAYGPVVVLVLLLTAPASISASATRLHDRGMPAWWLLLGLVPYVGGLALLVLNGFLPGDAGPNRYGPARGWLPGPAAQPLFPPAAPPAGPPTGPPTGPPSPPPSAPPYWG from the coding sequence GTGAGCTTCTGGCAGTGGTATGTGCGCCGCGGACGCATCGACCGGCGCACCTGGTGGTTGCACTACTCGCTGCCGGTGACGGCGCTGGGCGTGCTCGGCCTGCTCGCCGACGTGTCGCTGGGCAACGTCGACCTGGACGCGGTCGCCGCCGGCGACGCCTCCGCCTACGGCCCGGTCGTCGTGCTCGTGCTGCTGCTCACCGCCCCGGCGTCGATCTCGGCCAGCGCGACCCGGCTGCACGACCGCGGCATGCCGGCCTGGTGGCTGCTGCTGGGCCTGGTGCCCTACGTCGGTGGGCTGGCACTGCTGGTGCTCAACGGCTTCCTGCCCGGCGACGCCGGCCCCAACCGGTACGGCCCCGCGCGGGGGTGGCTGCCCGGCCCGGCCGCCCAGCCGCTGTTCCCGCCCGCGGCGCCGCCGGCCGGTCCGCCGACCGGGCCGCCGACCGGGCCACCGTCCCCGCCGCCGTCCGCGCCGCCCTACTGGGGCTGA
- a CDS encoding Lrp/AsnC family transcriptional regulator: MDDIDRKLVSRLVKDGREPYADLARAVGLSLSATKRRVDRLVADGAIRGFTAVVDPVVMGWALSASVELFTTGTVPVERMKRDLDAMPEVISAETVSGGADAVLRVVASDARHLERVVSRLRDLTYVQQTNTVLLLSNLLSRPTPLTTG, translated from the coding sequence GTGGACGACATCGACCGGAAGCTGGTGTCCCGGCTGGTCAAGGACGGGCGGGAGCCCTACGCCGACCTGGCGCGTGCCGTGGGGCTGTCGCTGTCGGCGACCAAGCGCCGGGTCGACCGGCTGGTGGCCGACGGGGCGATCCGCGGGTTCACCGCGGTCGTCGACCCGGTGGTGATGGGCTGGGCGCTGTCGGCGTCGGTCGAGCTGTTCACCACCGGGACGGTGCCGGTGGAGCGGATGAAGCGGGACCTCGACGCGATGCCGGAGGTCATCTCGGCGGAGACGGTGTCCGGCGGTGCGGACGCCGTGCTGCGGGTGGTCGCCTCCGACGCCCGGCACCTGGAGCGGGTCGTCAGCCGGTTGCGCGACCTGACCTACGTGCAGCAGACCAACACCGTGCTGCTGCTGAGCAACCTGCTGTCCCGGCCGACCCCGCTCACCACCGGCTGA
- a CDS encoding ArgE/DapE family deacylase translates to MPRLTTLEARALDAVDREAVATSLTELLAVPSVTGSDAESDVQHVLAKQLSTLGLDVDLWPLDLPALTATAGFPGTEADRAEAWGLVGTAHGEGDRPALVLQGHVDVVPSGDLGQWRSDPFEPTWRGGRVHARGACDMKAGVAANLAAYAAVARSGVRLRRGLALQFVVGEEDGGLGAFGTLQRGHTGDACIITEPTSGTLITGAAGALTFTLELHGVATHASTPYAGHSALDSYLPLHRALAGLSEERNRTVEPLMREYPVPYPIVVGRLRAGDWSSSVPDLLVAEGRLGLRIEEDPDDARRELEQRVAEVAARDPFLRDHPPVLTWSGGQFAGGHLPAGAELRDLVADVHADVTGAGRPRERGAPYGSDLRLYAGAGIPTLHYGPGDVRLAHGPDEAVDLDEVLTVTRALVLAVLRSCGAEG, encoded by the coding sequence ATGCCGCGGCTGACGACCCTCGAGGCCCGTGCCCTGGACGCCGTGGACCGGGAGGCCGTCGCCACCTCGCTCACCGAGCTGCTGGCGGTCCCCAGCGTGACCGGGTCCGACGCCGAGTCCGACGTCCAGCACGTGCTCGCCAAGCAGCTCAGCACGCTCGGCCTGGACGTCGACCTGTGGCCGCTGGACCTCCCCGCGCTCACCGCGACCGCCGGCTTCCCCGGCACCGAGGCCGACCGCGCCGAGGCGTGGGGGCTGGTCGGCACCGCCCACGGGGAGGGCGACCGGCCGGCGCTGGTGCTGCAGGGGCACGTCGACGTGGTCCCCTCCGGTGACCTGGGCCAGTGGCGCAGCGACCCGTTCGAGCCGACCTGGCGCGGAGGGCGGGTGCACGCCCGGGGCGCCTGCGACATGAAGGCCGGGGTGGCGGCGAACCTCGCCGCCTACGCGGCGGTCGCCCGCTCCGGCGTCCGGCTGCGCCGCGGCCTCGCGCTGCAGTTCGTGGTCGGCGAGGAGGACGGCGGCCTGGGCGCCTTCGGCACGCTGCAGCGCGGCCACACCGGTGACGCCTGCATCATCACCGAGCCGACCAGCGGGACGCTGATCACCGGCGCGGCCGGCGCGCTCACCTTCACCCTCGAGCTGCACGGGGTGGCCACCCACGCCAGCACCCCGTACGCCGGGCACAGCGCGCTGGACTCCTACCTGCCGCTGCACCGCGCCCTCGCCGGGCTGTCCGAGGAGCGCAACCGCACCGTCGAGCCGCTGATGCGGGAGTACCCGGTGCCGTACCCGATCGTCGTCGGCCGGCTGCGGGCCGGCGACTGGTCCAGCAGCGTGCCCGACCTGCTGGTCGCCGAGGGCCGGCTGGGCCTGCGCATCGAGGAGGACCCGGACGACGCCCGCCGGGAGCTCGAGCAGCGCGTCGCCGAGGTCGCCGCCCGCGACCCGTTCCTGCGCGACCACCCGCCCGTGCTGACCTGGTCCGGCGGCCAGTTCGCCGGCGGCCACCTGCCCGCCGGGGCCGAGCTGCGCGACCTCGTCGCCGACGTGCACGCCGACGTCACCGGCGCCGGCCGCCCCCGCGAGCGCGGGGCCCCCTACGGCAGCGACCTGCGGCTCTACGCCGGCGCCGGCATCCCGACGCTGCACTACGGCCCGGGCGACGTCCGGCTGGCGCACGGCCCCGACGAGGCGGTCGACCTCGACGAGGTCCTCACCGTCACCCGGGCGCTGGTGCTCGCGGTGCTGCGCAGCTGCGGTGCGGAGGGCTGA
- a CDS encoding phospho-sugar mutase: protein MSAGEPSGAVSGLLDTARAWAAADPHEGDRAEVEALVAAGDTAELERRFTGPLTFGTAGLRGPLRAGPAGMNAAVVARAAAGLGAWLVTQGHAGRGVVIGFDARHRSDEFAHLSAAVLSGAGFAVQVLPRPLPTPVLSYAVRHLGAVAGVVVTASHNPPQDNGYKVYLADGAQLVPPADREIEAAIAAVGPARELPLSDDWLTLGDEVEDDYVAAVVAALQPDRLDAAARRRLVVAYTAMHGVGSATTRRVFEAAGFAPLHTVAEQDRPDPAFPTVAFPNPEEPGAVDLLSALAGRVGADVAIAEDPDADRCSVVVGGRQLTGDEVGALLADWLLRRGVRGTYARSLVSGSLLGELARAHGVPAEETPTGFKWIIRAGSAEAPLVFGYEEALGYAVTPAVAHDKDGISAALAVALLAAELAAEGRTLTDRLDELAVEHGLFATGQLSVRVEDLSLISAAMDRLRASAPAQLLGRDVEATDLMEGRPPVDAVRLRGDGVRVIVRPSGTEPKLKAYLETVVPVADAAAVPAARRRAADELDRLRAEMSAALGL, encoded by the coding sequence GTGAGCGCCGGCGAGCCGTCCGGCGCCGTGAGCGGGCTGCTCGACACCGCGCGCGCCTGGGCCGCGGCCGACCCGCACGAGGGCGACCGGGCCGAGGTCGAGGCGCTGGTGGCGGCCGGCGACACCGCCGAGCTGGAACGCCGGTTCACCGGGCCGCTCACCTTCGGGACGGCGGGGCTGCGCGGGCCGCTGAGGGCCGGACCGGCCGGGATGAACGCCGCCGTGGTCGCCCGGGCCGCGGCCGGCCTCGGCGCCTGGCTGGTCACCCAGGGGCACGCCGGCCGCGGGGTGGTCATCGGCTTCGACGCCCGGCACCGCTCCGACGAGTTCGCGCACCTCTCCGCCGCGGTGCTCTCCGGCGCCGGGTTCGCCGTCCAGGTGCTCCCCCGGCCGCTGCCCACGCCGGTGCTGTCCTACGCCGTCCGGCACCTGGGCGCCGTCGCCGGCGTGGTGGTGACCGCCAGCCACAACCCGCCGCAGGACAACGGCTACAAGGTCTACCTCGCCGACGGCGCCCAGCTGGTGCCGCCGGCCGACCGGGAGATCGAGGCCGCGATCGCCGCCGTCGGCCCGGCCCGCGAGCTGCCGCTCTCCGACGACTGGCTGACCCTCGGCGACGAGGTCGAGGACGACTACGTGGCCGCGGTGGTCGCCGCCCTGCAGCCCGACCGGCTGGACGCCGCTGCCCGCCGCCGTCTCGTGGTCGCGTACACGGCGATGCACGGCGTGGGCTCGGCGACGACCCGCCGGGTGTTCGAGGCCGCCGGCTTCGCCCCGCTGCACACCGTGGCCGAGCAGGACCGGCCCGACCCGGCCTTCCCGACGGTCGCCTTCCCTAACCCGGAGGAGCCGGGCGCGGTCGACCTGCTGTCGGCGCTGGCCGGGCGGGTGGGCGCGGACGTCGCGATCGCCGAGGACCCCGACGCCGACCGGTGCTCGGTCGTCGTGGGCGGACGGCAGCTCACCGGCGACGAGGTGGGCGCGCTGCTGGCCGACTGGCTGCTCCGCCGCGGCGTGCGCGGCACGTACGCCCGCTCGCTGGTCAGCGGATCGCTGCTCGGCGAGCTCGCCCGGGCGCACGGGGTGCCCGCCGAGGAGACCCCGACCGGCTTCAAGTGGATCATCCGCGCCGGGTCGGCCGAGGCCCCGCTGGTCTTCGGCTACGAGGAGGCGCTGGGCTACGCGGTGACCCCGGCGGTCGCGCACGACAAGGACGGGATCTCCGCCGCGCTGGCCGTGGCGCTGCTGGCCGCCGAGCTCGCCGCCGAGGGGCGCACGCTCACCGACCGGCTCGACGAGCTGGCCGTCGAGCACGGGCTGTTCGCCACCGGGCAGCTGTCGGTGCGGGTGGAGGACCTCTCGCTGATCTCCGCGGCGATGGACCGGCTCCGGGCGTCGGCACCGGCGCAGCTGCTCGGCCGGGACGTCGAGGCGACCGACCTGATGGAGGGCCGGCCGCCGGTGGACGCGGTGCGGCTGCGCGGCGACGGCGTCCGGGTGATCGTGCGGCCCAGCGGCACCGAGCCCAAGCTCAAGGCCTACCTGGAGACCGTCGTCCCGGTCGCCGACGCCGCGGCCGTGCCTGCCGCCCGCCGCCGAGCGGCGGACGAGCTCGACCGGCTGCGCGCGGAGATGTCCGCGGCCCTCGGCCTCTGA
- a CDS encoding purine-nucleoside phosphorylase, translating to MSEPTTPTSLDPAALAARAAEQLTAALGGGHDVAVVMGSGWAPAADAFGETLASVAIGDLPGFAAPVVTGHGGEIRSVQVGERKVLLFLGRTHLYEGRGVEPVVHGIRTAAAAGVRTVVLTNAAGGLAPEHRVGQAVLISDHLNLTARSPLVGATFVDLTDLYSARLRALAKEIDPTLAEGVYAALPGPHFETPAEIRMLTTLGAQLVGMSTALEAIAARAAGMEVFGLSMVTNAAAGITGEALDHLEVLAAGKAAAGELGRFLVQLIERMP from the coding sequence GTGAGCGAGCCGACCACCCCCACCTCCCTGGACCCCGCTGCGCTGGCCGCCCGGGCCGCCGAGCAGCTGACCGCCGCCCTGGGCGGTGGCCACGACGTCGCGGTGGTGATGGGCTCGGGCTGGGCTCCGGCCGCGGACGCCTTCGGCGAGACGCTGGCCAGCGTGGCGATCGGCGACCTGCCCGGCTTCGCCGCCCCCGTGGTCACCGGGCACGGCGGCGAGATCCGCTCGGTGCAGGTGGGCGAGCGCAAGGTGCTGCTCTTCCTGGGCCGCACCCACCTCTACGAGGGCCGCGGCGTGGAGCCGGTGGTGCACGGCATCCGCACCGCGGCCGCGGCGGGCGTGCGCACCGTCGTGCTCACCAACGCCGCCGGCGGGCTGGCGCCCGAGCACCGGGTGGGCCAGGCGGTGCTGATCAGCGACCACCTCAACCTCACCGCGCGCTCGCCGCTGGTCGGCGCCACCTTCGTCGACCTCACCGACCTGTACTCCGCGCGGCTGCGGGCGCTGGCGAAGGAGATCGACCCCACCCTCGCCGAGGGCGTCTACGCCGCGCTGCCCGGCCCGCACTTCGAGACCCCCGCCGAGATCCGGATGCTCACCACGCTCGGCGCCCAGCTGGTCGGCATGTCCACCGCGCTGGAGGCGATCGCCGCCCGGGCCGCGGGCATGGAGGTGTTCGGCCTGTCGATGGTCACCAACGCCGCGGCCGGCATCACCGGCGAGGCGCTGGACCACCTGGAGGTGCTGGCGGCGGGCAAGGCCGCGGCCGGCGAGCTGGGACGGTTCCTGGTGCAGCTGATCGAGCGGATGCCGTGA